The following coding sequences lie in one Musa acuminata AAA Group cultivar baxijiao chromosome BXJ1-8, Cavendish_Baxijiao_AAA, whole genome shotgun sequence genomic window:
- the LOC103994259 gene encoding putative pectinesterase 10 produces MRWLVLFLSVFSSISLRAPVAIAAASIARTIVVDLKGGGDFKSIQQAIDSVPDNNNNNWTKIHVAAGVYREKVNVTSTKSYIVLEGDGAQTTSIEWGNYSDFSGHTTDTSATFTSYASNFVAKRITFKNTYNGFANLTPAVAAWILGDKSAFYDCSFIGFQDTLADMLGRHYYKGCYIEGVVDFIFGYGQSIYERCNISTVQSLRKPGYATAQGRNSTSDNGGFVFKWCTISGPQATYLGRAWKQYSRVIFYQTCMSDIIVPEGWYIWNAKDEGLVTFAESGCTGPGSDLSGRVKWEKQLSDDELKKFIDISYIDEEGWLDAQPPVD; encoded by the exons ATGAGGTGGCTCGTCCTCTTCCTTTCCGTCTTCTCCTCCATATCACTACGTGCTCCTGTGGCCATTGCAGCTGCCTCCATCGCGAGAACCATCGTCGTCGACCTCAAGGGCGGTGGCGATTTCAAGAGCATTCAGCAGGCGATCGACTCTGTCcctgacaacaacaacaacaactggaCGAAGATTCACGTCGCTGCTGGCGTGTACAG GGAGAAGGTGAACGTGACAAGCACTAAGAGTTACATCGTACTGGAAGGAGATGGAGCTCAGACGACGTCCATCGAGTGGGGTAACTACAGCGACTTCAGTGGCCATACCACTGACACCAGTGCAACCTTCACGTCATATGCCTCCAACTTTGTTGCCAAGAGGATAACCTTCAAG AATACGTACAATGGATTCGCCAATCTGACCCCCGCGGTGGCCGCTTGGATTTTGGGAGATAAGTCTGCCTTCTACGACTGCAGCTTCATTGGGTTTCAAGACACTCTCGCTGATATGCTTGGAAGACACTACTACAAGGGTTGCTACATCGAAGGTGTGGTCGACTTCATCTTCGGATATGGCCAATCTATTTATGAG CGATGCAATATATCAACAGTTCAAAGCCTTCGGAAGCCAGGATATGCGACAGCTCAAGGGCGAAACAGTACCAGTGACAATGGTGGCTTCGTGTTCAAGTGGTGCACCATCTCAGGGCCTCAAGCAACTTACTTGGGGAGGGCATGGAAACAGTACTCGAGGGTGATATTTTACCAGACCTGTATGTCAGACATCATTGTTCCAGAAGGATGGTATATTTGGAATGCTAAAGACGA AGGTCTTGTGACGTTTGCAGAATCGGGATGCACAGGACCAGGATCAGACCTCTCAGGTAGAGTGAAGTGGGAGAAGCAGCTGAGTGATGATGAGCTGAAGAAGTTCATTGACATTTCATATATTGATGAGGAAGGATGGCTCGATGCACAGCCTCCAGTTGATTAG
- the LOC135585590 gene encoding ATP-citrate synthase beta chain protein 1-like, with protein MATGQIFSRNTQALFYNYKQLPIQRMLDFDFLCGRETPSVAGIINPGSEGFQKLFFGQEEIAIPVHSMIEAACAAHPTADVFINFASFRSAAASSMSALMQPTIRVVAIIAEGVPESDTKQLIAFARANNKVLIGPATVGGIQAGAFKIGDTAGTIDNIIQCRLYRHGSVGFVSKSGGMSNELYNTIARVTDGIYEGIAIGGDVFPGSTLSDHVLRFNNIPQVKMMVVLGELGGRDEYSLVEALKEGKVHKPVVAWVSGTCARLFKSEVQFGHAGAKSGGELESAQAKNQALKEAGAVVPTSYEAFETAIKETFEKLVEEGKIAPVSEVKPPQIPEDLKSAIKSGKVRAPTHIISTISDDRGEEPCYAGVPMSTIIQHGYGVGDVISLLWFKRSLPRYCTQFIEICIMLCADHGPCVSGAHNTIVTARAGKDLVSSLVSGLLTIGPRFGGAIDDAARYFKDACDKGLTPYEFVEGMKKKGIRVPGIGHRIKSRDNRDKRVQLLQQYAHTHFPSVKYMEYAVQVETYTLSKANNLVLNVDGAIGSLFLDLLAGSGMFSKQEIDEIVEIGYLNGLFVLARSIGLIGHTFDQKRLKQPLYRHPWEDVLYTK; from the exons ATGGCTACTGGACAAATTTTCTCACGGAACACTCAGGCCCTCTTTTACAACTATAAGCAACTTCCAATCCAAAGGATGCTTGACTTTGACTTCCTTTGTG GAAGGGAAACACCTTCTGTTGCTGGAATAATTAATCCTGGCTCCGAGGGGTTTCAAAAGCTATTTTTTGGTCAGGAGGAAATTGCGATCCCAGTTCATTCAAT GATTGAAGCAGCATGTGCTGCGCACCCGACTGCCGATGTTTTTATCAACTTTGCATCATTTAGAAG TGCAGCGGCCTCTTCCATGTCAGCTCTGATGCAACCAACAATCAGAGTAGTAGCTATTATAGCTGAAGGTGTTCCGGAGTCAGATACAAAGCAGTTAATTGCTTTTGCACGAGCTAATAACAAG GTACTTATTGGTCCAGCCACTGTTGGGGGCATTCAAGCTGGAGCTTTTAAGATTGGTGACACTGCTGGAACAATTGACAATATAATCCAATGCAGGCTTTACAGGCATGGATCTGTTGGGTTTGTGTCTAAATCG GGTGGCATGTCAAATGAGCTTTACAACACCATTGCTCGTGTTACAGATGGAATTTATGAAG GCATTGCAATTGGAGGAGATGTTTTCCCTGGCTCAACTCTTTCTGATCATGTCCTGCGGTTTAACAACATCCCTCAG GTCAAGATGATGGTTGTGCTGGGGGAATTGGGTGGGAGAGATGAGTACTCGCTAGTTGAGGCTCTAAAAGAAGGAAAAGTTCATAAACCAGTTGTTGCTTGGGTTAGCGGAACCTGTGCACGCCTATTCAAATCAGAAGTGCAATTTGGTCATGCT GGTGCAAAAAGTGGTGGTGAGTTGGAATCAGCACAAGCGAAAAATCAGGCTCTAAAAGAAGCTGGAGCAGTTGTTCCCACTTCGTATGAAGCATTTGAGACTGCAATCAAAGAAACTTTTGAGAAACTG GTTGAAGAAGGGAAGATTGCTCCTGTATCTGAAGTTAAACCTCCTCAAATTCCTGAGGATCTGAAATCTGCAATCAAAAGTGGGAAAGTCCGGGCTCCCACTCATATTATCTCCACTATTTCAGATGATAGAG GTGAAGAACCATGTTATGCTGGTGTACCTATGTCTACCATTATCCAGCATGGTTATGGTGTGGGTGATGTAATTTCTCTTTTATGGTTCAAGCGTAGTCTTCCACGTTATTGCACACAATTCATTGAG ATCTGCATCATGTTATGTGCTGATCATGGTCCTTGTGTTTCTGGTGCTCATAACACTATAGTTACGGCAAGAGCTGGAAAGGATTTAGTTTCAAGTTTGGTCTCAG GGTTGCTCACAATTGGTCCTCGATTTGGTGGTGCAATTGACGATGCTGCTCGATACTTTAAAGATGCATGTGACAAA GGCCTCACTCCATATGAGTTCGTTGAAGGTATGAAAAAGAAGGGAATTCGTGTACCAGGAATAGGGCACAG GATCAAGAGTAGAGACAACAGGGACAAGAGAGTTCAGCTTCTGCAACAGTATGCACACACTCATTTCCCATCTGTAAAGTACATGGAATATGCTGTTCAAGTTGAGACTTACACCCTCTCAAAGGCAAACAACTTGGTTCTGAATGTTGATGGTGCTATTGGATCACTCTTTTTGGATCTTTTAGCTGGCAGTGGAATGTTTAGCAAACAAGAAATCGATGAGATTGTTGAGATCGGATATCTAAATGGTCTCTTTGTGTTGGCACGCTCAATTGGTTTGATCGG GCATACTTTTGATCAGAAGAGGCTGAAGCAGCCACTCTACCGTCACCCATGGGAAGATGTTTTAtacacaaaatga
- the LOC135589017 gene encoding putative pectinesterase 10 has translation MKALDFSGPEGDFMLELEPGTLLDRAMSVGFSRHRAVAAGRKSLEDNVDLSFDWFLGPWSHFSRFPEIASEVASTDQSLYLILEVVAVLHIMAIVLVEPAIFRPILVSGPHGTWISQETFFPNLEEDLVFPSAADPFLASLAYTCFQMLQLRWLVLFLSVFSAIDSVPDNNNKWTKIHVAVGVYREKVNVKSTKSYVVLEGDGAQTTSIEWGDYNGDSSGHDTNTSATFTSYASNFVAKRITFKNTYNGFAKLTPAVAAWIFGDKSAFYYCSFIGFQDTFADTLGRHYFKGCYIEGVTDFIFGYGQSIYERCKISTVKSLEKPGYVTAQGRNNASDNSGFVFKWCTISGPQATYLGRAWKHYSRVIFYQTFMSAIIVPEGWYIWFSKGYEGVVTFAESGCTGPGSDLSGRVTWEKQLSDDELKKFIDISYIDGEGWLEAQPPLD, from the exons ATGAAAGCGCTCGACTTCTCCGGCCCCGAAGGTGATTTCATGCTCGAGCTCGAGCCGGGGACGCTTCTCGACCGTGCTATGAGCGTAGGCTTTTCTCGCCACAGAGCTGTTGCTGCCGGCCGCAAGTCCCTCGAAGATAACGTCGATTTGTCATTCGACTGGTTCCTTGGGCCGTGGAGTCACTTCTCGAGGTTTCCTGAGATAGCGTCCGAGGTGGCCTCTACGGATCAGTCTCTTTATTTGATTCTAGAGGTCGTGGCAGTCCTCCATATCATGGCCATAGTCTTggtggaacctgcaatatttagaCCGATCCTTGTGAGTGGCCCTCATGGAACGTGGATATCGCAAGAGACCTTTTTCCCtaatttggaggaagatctcg TATTCCCTTCCGCTGCCGATCCATTTCTCGCAAGCCTTGCATATACGTGTTTCCAAATGCTCCAATTGAGGtggctcgtcctcttcctctccgTCTTCTCAGCGATCGACTCCGTTCCTGACAACAACAACAAGTGGACGAAGATTCACGTCGCTGTTGGCGTCTACAG GGAGAAGGTGAACGTGAAGAGCACCAAGAGTTACGTCGTACTGGAAGGAGATGGAGCTCAGACGACGTCCATCGAGTGGGGAGACTACAATGGCGACTCCAGTGGCCATGACACTAACACCAGTGCAACCTTCACGTCATATGCCTCCAACTTTGTTGCCAAGAGGATAACCTTCAAG AATACGTACAATGGATTCGCCAAACTGACCCCCGCGGTGGCCGCTTGGATTTTTGGAGACAAGTCTGCCTTCTACTATTGCAGCTTCATTGGGTTTCAAGACACTTTCGCTGATACGCTTGGAAGACACTACTTCAAGGGTTGCTACATCGAAGGTGTGACCGACTTCATCTTCGGATATGGCCAATCTATTTACGAG CGATGCAAGATATCAACAGTTAAAAGCCTTGAGAAGCCAGGATATGTGACGGCTCAAGGGCGAAACAATGCCAGTGACAATAGTGGCTTCGTGTTCAAGTGGTGCACCATCTCAGGGCCTCAAGCAACTTACTTGGGGAGGGCATGGAAACACTACTCGAGGGTGATATTTTACCAGACCTTCATGTCAGCCATCATTGTTCCAGAAGGATGGTATATTTGGTTTTCTAAAGGTTACGA AGGTGTTGTAACGTTTGCAGAATCGGGATGCACAGGACCAGGATCAGATCTCTCAGGTAGAGTGACGTGGGAGAAGCAGCTGAGTGACGATGAGCTGAAGAAGTtcattgatatttcatatatTGATGGGGAAGGATGGCTCGAGGCACAGCCTCCACTTGATTAG
- the LOC135588953 gene encoding putative pectinesterase 10 yields the protein MLQMRWLVLFLSVFSSISLRAPVAIAATSIARTIVVNLKGGGDFKSIQQAIDSVPDNNNKWTKIHVAAGVYREKVNVKSTKSYVVLEGDGAQTTSIEWGDYNGDSSGHTTNTSATFTSYASNFVAKRITFKNTYNGFAKLTPAVAAWISGDKSAFYNCRFIGFQDTIADMHGRHYFKRCYIEGVVDFIFGYGQSIYERCKISTVKSLEKPGYVTAQGRNNASDNSGFVFKWCTISGPQATYLGRAWKHYSRVIFYHTFMSAIIVPEGWYIWFSKGYEGVVTFAESGCTGPGSDLSGRVTWEKQLSDDELKKFIDISYIDGEGWLEAQPPLD from the exons ATGCTCCAAATGAGGtggctcgtcctcttcctctccgTCTTCTCCTCCATATCACTACGTGCTCCTGTGGCCATTGCAGCTACCTCCATCGCGAGAACCATCGTCGTCAACCTCAAGGGCGGTGGCGATTTCAAGAGCATTCAGCAGGCGATCGACTCCGTTCCTGACAACAACAACAAGTGGACGAAGATTCACGTCGCTGCTGGCGTCTACAG GGAGAAGGTGAACGTGAAGAGCACCAAGAGTTACGTCGTACTGGAAGGAGATGGAGCTCAGACGACGTCCATCGAGTGGGGAGACTACAACGGCGACTCCAGTGGCCATACCACTAACACCAGTGCAACCTTCACGTCATATGCCTCCAACTTTGTTGCCAAGAGGATAACCTTCAAG AATACGTACAATGGATTCGCCAAACTGACCCCCGCGGTGGCCGCTTGGATTTCGGGAGACAAATCTGCCTTCTACAACTGCAGATTCATTGGGTTTCAAGACACTATCGCTGATATGCATGGAAGACACTACTTCAAGCGTTGCTACATCGAAGGTGTGGTCGACTTCATCTTCGGATATGGCCAATCTATTTACGAG CGATGCAAGATATCAACAGTTAAAAGCCTTGAGAAGCCAGGATATGTGACGGCTCAAGGGCGAAACAATGCCAGTGACAATAGTGGCTTCGTGTTCAAGTGGTGCACCATCTCAGGGCCTCAAGCAACTTACTTGGGGAGGGCATGGAAACACTACTCGAGGGTGATATTTTACCATACCTTCATGTCAGCCATCATTGTTCCAGAAGGATGGTATATTTGGTTTTCTAAAGGTTACGA AGGTGTTGTAACGTTTGCAGAATCGGGATGCACAGGACCAGGATCAGATCTCTCAGGTAGAGTGACGTGGGAGAAGCAGCTGAGTGACGATGAGCTGAAGAAGTtcattgatatttcatatatTGATGGGGAAGGATGGCTCGAGGCACAGCCTCCACTTGATTAG